The Limanda limanda chromosome 13, fLimLim1.1, whole genome shotgun sequence genome has a window encoding:
- the slc25a24l gene encoding solute carrier family 25 member 24, like: protein MDQFRGLFVKLDQNKDGFISVTELHKEMSKFGINSADGKAQNIIDSYDKNKDGLLDYKEFLGYMMDREKKWKIYFHDLDKNKCGVIDQEDVICLFKEIGVVISKPNAKKIIQMMDKDSSMTVDWGEFLHHVILNPVDSIGELVTSWKHQLVFDVGESRAMPLEFPEEASGFGAWRTFVLAAGLADAVSRTVTAPIDRLKTQLQVHGSKAFSQGFQEVRAGGLRSMWQGNAVNVLKGTPQSTLQCLIYAQMKVYTQNRTQEPLTVQQRFGLGCVSGAVVHAAFYPLEVLKVRLNLQQIGTYHGMVACTRSIYRQERLSSFYRGFKPSIMCMIPYAGVECAVHQSIMNWAKSDPAYNSDSKLFFFSFVAFASGQMTSYPLAVIRTQQQAQALSSASSPASGILRGLIGIYERHGLRGYYNGMGASFVRAVPCALINYTLTRKFENVFSSMES, encoded by the exons ATGGATCAGTTCCGTGGGCTATTTGTCAAACTGGACCAAAACAAAGATGGATTCATATCAGTGACAGAGCTGCACAAAGAAATGAGCAAGTTTGGGATCAACTCGGCAGATGGAAAGGCCCAG AATATCATTGATTCTTATGATAAGAACAAAGATGGCCTCCTGGATTATAAAGAGTTCCTCGGCTACAtgatggacagagagaagaaatggAAAATTTACTTTCATGACCTTGACAAGAACAAGTGTG GGGTGATTGACCAGGAGGAcgtcatttgtttgtttaaggAGATAGGAGTGGTCATTTCAAAGCcgaatgcaaaaaaaataatacaaat GATGGACAAGGACAGTTCCATGACAGTGGACTGGGGCGAGTTCCTGCACCACGTCATCCTCAACCCTGTGGACAGCATCGGGGAGCTGGTGACCTCATGGAAACACCAGCTG GTTTTCGATGTCGGGGAGAGTCGTGCGATGCCCCTTGAGTTCCCTGAGGAGGCGTCTGGCTTCGGTGCTTGGCGGACGTTTGTCCTGGCAGCAGGTCTCGCTGACGCTGTGTCCAGGACTGTGACGGCGCCCATCGACCGCCTTAAGACCCAACTTCAG GTTCATGGATCCAAGGCCTTCTCCCAAGGCTTCCAGGAGGTGAGAGCAGGCGGTCTGCGGTCGATGTGGCAGGGCAACGCTGTCAACGTGCTGAAAGGAACGCCGCAGTCCACGCTCCAGTGTCTTATCTACGCCCAG ATGAAGGTCTACACCCAAAACCGAACCCAGGAGCCTCTGACGGTGCAGCAGCGCTTCGGGTTGGGCTGCGTGTCCGGGGCGGTGGTTCACGCTGCCTTCTACCCTTTAGAG GTGTTGAAAGTGAGACTGAACCTGCAGCAAATTGGAACTTACCACGGCATGGTGGCCTGCACCCGCTCCATTTACAGACAGGAGCGTTTGTCCTCGTTTTACAGAGGATTCAAACCCAGCATCATGTGCATGATCCCCTACGCAGGCGTGGAGTGTGCAGTTCACCAG TCGATTATGAACTGGGCGAAGAGCGATCCAGCCTACAACAGTGACTCCAAACTGTTCTTCTTCAGTTTCGTGGCCTTTGCCTCTGGACAAATGACCAGTTACCCACTGGCAGTGATCCGCACGCAGCAGCAAGCTCAGG CTCTCAGCTCTGCCTCAAGTCCAGCTTCTGGCATTTTACGAGGACTTATTGGTATATATGAAAGACATGGACTGAGAGGATATTACAACGGCATGGGAGCCAGCTTTGTCCGGGCTGTTCCTTGTGCCTTGATAAACTACACTTTGACTAGGaagtttgaaaatgtgttttcttccaTGGAGTCCTGA
- the dnajb4 gene encoding dnaJ homolog subfamily B member 4 produces MGKDYYKTLGISKGATEEDVKKAYRKQALKWHPDKNKSASAEEKFKEIAEAYEVLSDPKKKEIYDQYGEEGLKGGSGPTGDGPGNTFTYTFHGDPHATFATFFGGSNPFEMFFGRKANGRDDDDMEVDGNDPFGSFTSFNLNGFPRDGHIGQQRRKQDPAIVHDLRVSLEEVFHGCTKRMKISRKRLNPDGRTMRNEDKILTIEIKRGWKEGTKITFPREGDESSNTIPADIVFVIKDKPHPHFRREGSDIVYPVRVSLRQSLCGCSVTVSTIDGQTCNMKITDVVKPGLRKTVAGQGLPLPKNPEQRGDLVVEFDVNFPETLPGNAKDVLKRHLPA; encoded by the exons ATGGGTAAAGACTACTACAAAACCCTGGGCATCTCTAAAGGAGCCACGGAGGAGGACGTGAAGAAAGCCTACAGAAAACAGGCGCTGAAATGGCACCCGGACAAAAACAAGTCTGCATCCGCCGAGGAGAAATTCAAGGAGATCGCGGAGGCTTATGAAGTCCTGAGTGATCCGAAGAAGAAGGAGATTTATGACCAGTATGGAGAGGAAG GTCTCAAGGGAGGAAGTGGACCCACTGGCGATGGACCAGGCAACACTTTCACCTACACCTTCCACGGGGATCCTCACGCCACCTTCGCCACGTTCTTCGGCGGCTCAAACCCCTTCGAGATGTTCTTTGGGCGTAAAGCCAATGGGCGAGACGACGATGACATGGAGGTGGACGGGAACGACCCCTTTGGCTCCTTCACCAGCTTCAACCTGAACGGCTTCCCCCGGGACGGCCACATCGGGCAGCAGCGCCGGAAGCAGGACCCGGCCATCGTCCACGACCTGAGGGTCTCCCTGGAGGAGGTCTTCCACGGCTGCACCAAGAGGATGAAGATCTCCCGCAAGAGGCTGAACCCAGACGGCAGGACCATGCGCAACGAGGACAAGATTCTCACCATCGAGATCAAGCGGGGCTGGAAAGAGGGGACGAAGATCACGTTCCCGCGGGAGGGAGACGAGTCGTCAAACACCATTCCTGCCGACATAGTTTTCGTCATCAAGGACAAGCCACACCCTCACTTTAGGCGGGAAGGCTCCGACATCGTGTATCCTGTTCGCGTGAGCTTACGACAG TCGCTGTGCGGATGCTCGGTTACCGTGTCAACAATAGACGGCCAGACGTGCAACATGAAGATCACAGACGTCGTCAAGCCCGGCTTGAGAAAGACTGTGGCCGGACAGGGCCTCCCCTTACCCAAAAacccagagcagagaggagatctGGTGGTGGAGTTTGACGTGAACTTTCCCGAAACGTTGCCCGGCAACGCCAAGGACGTGTTGAAACGACATTTACCTGCTTAG